One part of the Paramormyrops kingsleyae isolate MSU_618 chromosome 2, PKINGS_0.4, whole genome shotgun sequence genome encodes these proteins:
- the prdm12b gene encoding PR domain zinc finger protein 12b: protein MGSVLPAEALVLKSGFKQQSLSLSEIITSDILHSFLYGRWRNVLGEHLFEEKTSNISPKTAFTAEVLAQSFSGEVQKLSSLVLPSEVIIAQSSIPGEGLGIFSKTWIKAGTEMGPFTGRVITPEHVDLFKNNNLMWEVFNEDGTVRYFIDASQEDHRSWMTYIKCARNEQEQNLEVVQIGSSIFYKAVETIPPDQELLVWYGNSHNTFLGIPGVPGMEDEQQKKSKTDDFHLSDGSSSSSSSSSSSSSTASRMRCVICHRGFNSRSNLRSHMRIHTLDKPFVCRFCNRRFSQSSTLRNHVRLHTGERPYKCHVCQSAYSQLAGLRAHQKSARHRPTGAASVVALQAHSPPPPQMAPVPHPASLVHHIPTMVL from the exons ATGGGCTCGGTTTTGCCAGCAGAGGCTTTGGTACTGAAGTCTGGATTTAAACAGCAGAGTCTGTCATTGTCTGAAATCATTACATCCGACATCCTCCACAGCTTTCTCTACGGTCGATGGAGAAACGTGCTCGGGGAACACCTTTTTGAAGAGAAGACCAGCAACATCAGTCCCAAGACAGCGTTCACCGCAGAAGTTCTGGCACAGTCTTTCTCAGGAG AAGTTCAGAAGCTGTCGAGTCTGGTGCTGCCGAGTGAAGTAATCATCGCCCAGAGCTCTATTCCAGGAGAGGGTCTCGGGATTTTCTCCAAAACATGGATCAAGGCTGGCACAGAAATGGGACCGTTTACCGGCAGAGTTATCACACCAGAGCACGTGGACCTCTTCAAGAACAATAATCTAATGTGGGAG GTGTTTAACGAGGACGGCACTGTGCGCTACTTCATCGATGCCagccaggaggaccaccgcagctGGATGACATACATCAAGTGCGCCCGTAATGAGCAAGAGCAGAACCTCGAAGTAGTGCAAATCGGCAGCAGCATCTTTTACAAGGCTGTGGAG ACCATACCCCCTGATCAGGAGCTTCTGGTGTGGTATGGAAACTCTCACAATACCTTCTTGGGGATTCCTGGTGTCCCTGGTATGGAGGACGAGCAGCAGAAGAAAAGCAAGACCG ATGATTTCCACCTGTCCGACGGCTCCTCGTCCTCGTCCTCCTCGTCCTCGTCCTCCTCGTCAACGGCTAGCCGCATGCGCTGCGTCATCTGCCACCGTGGCTTCAACTCCCGCAGCAACCTGCGCTCACACATGCGCATCCACACGCTGGACAAGCCCTTCGTCTGCCGCTTCTGCAACCGCCGCTTCAGCCAGTCCTCCACGCTTCGCAACCACGTGCGGCTGCACACCGGCGAGCGGCCATACAAGTGCCACGTGTGCCAGAGTGCCTACTCGCAGCTGGCTGGACTGCGGGCACACCAGAAGAGCGCCAGGCACCGGCCCACAGGGGCAGCCTCTGTGGTGGCCTTACAGGCtcattccccaccccccccccagatggcACCCGTTCCCCACCCCGCCTCCCTGGTTCACCACATTCCCACAATGGTGCTGTAA
- the LOC111842668 gene encoding tyrosine-protein kinase ABL1-like isoform X1, whose translation MGQQPGKSAGDPRKPSLPALHFIKGGKKEARLGLQHCNVFEEHEALQKPDLEPQALTEAARWNSKENLLAGPSENDHNLFVALYDFVASGDNTLSITKGEKLRVLGYNHNGEWCEAQSKNGQGWVPSNYITPVNSLEKHSWYHGPVSRNAAEYLLSSGINGSFLVRESESSPGQRSISLRYEGRVYHYRINTASDGKLYVSSESRFNTLAELVHHHSIVADGLITTLHYPAPKRNKPTVYGVSPNYDKWEMERTDITMKHKLGGGQYGEVYEGVWKKYSLTVAVKTLKEDTMEVEEFLKEAAVMKEIKHPNLVQLLGVCTREPPFYIITEFMTHGNLLDYLRECNREEVNAVVLLYMATQISSAMEYLEKKNFIHRDLAARNCLVGENHLVKVADFGLSRLMTGDTYTAHAGAKFPIKWTAPESLAYNKFSIKSDVWAFGVLLWEIATYGLSPYPGIDLSQVYELLEKEYRMDRPEGCPEKVYELMRACWKWVPAERPSFAEIHQAFETMFQESSISDEVEKELGKKGKKVSMCPMLQAPELPTKIRILRRNIDPKDGDCTNAMDPVAVSPKLPKKERPYLDSNLNEDDRLLPKDRSKTSMFISSLIKMKKKTTAPTPPKRSSSFREDGHAERWGGAAGRAGGDHREDIGASFFNEAANSFEPSKLPGANNNGVGSITNGMPGSSGTLCGRKKGSPLASSPAARTATSPPSDEDSVSNSKRFHRSASASSMPDRTEWKSVTLPRNPQSSGHHQFDSGTFGGRHDRPALPRKRASEHKPECTPRAGTLTPPPRLPKKTEDMDEVFKDTESSPGSSPKNLTPKLSRQAHGELSKNSGPQAEHHKAAALPTSGPAGGDCHVRRQKSSMEHQAPKEKGKLPKAKPAPPLPSSSKSGKISRSAPPDPPSDSKTKVFPQTSDSHPVSQPSTEQGKPLGLVEGAKRPIITNSTKLPTKASPPMSASGQPSMGTQSMSSSSEQTSATAFIPLITTRQSLRKTRQPQERHPNSAVTKEMVLGSTEQLRAAIGRSSEQTGSHSAVLEAGKNLSKYCVSYVESIQQMRNKFAFREAINKLESSLRELQICPSATGGAASQQDFTKLISSVKEISDIVQR comes from the exons ATGGGGCAACAGCCAGGGAAGAGCGCTGGCGACCCGAGGAAACCAAGCCTGCCGGCGCTGCACTTCATCAAAGGGGGAAAGAAGGAGGCCCGGCTGGGACTGCAGCACTGCAACGTCTTCGAGGAGCACG AAGCCCTGCAGAAGCCGGACTTGGAGCCACAGGCTTTGACGGAGGCGGCACGCTGGAACTCCAAGGAGAACCTTCTAGCAGGGCCCAGTGAAAATGACCATAACTTGTTTGTTGCACTGTATGACTTTGTGGCGAGTGGGGACAACACTCTCAGCATAACCAAAG GAGAAAAGCTCCGGGTCTTGGGTTACAACCACAATGGCGAGTGGTGTGAAGCGCAGAGCAAGAACGGCCAGGGCTGGGTGCCCAGCAACTACATCACGCCCGTCAACAGCCTGGAGAAGCACAGCTGGTACCACGGGCCTGTGTCGCGCAACGCCGCCGAGTACCTGCTGAGCAGCGGCATCAACGGCAGCTTCCTGGTGCGCGAGAGCGAGAGCAGCCCGGGCCAGAGGTCCATCTCGCTGCGCTACGAGGGCCGCGTCTACCACTACCGCATCAACACGGCGTCAGACGGCAAG ctGTATGTGTCATCAGAGAGTCGCTTCAACACGCTAGCAGAGCTGGTGCATCACCATTCCATAGTGGCCGACGGGCTGATCACCACGCTGCACTACCCCGCACCGAAACGCAACAAGCCCACCGTCTACGGCGTGTCGCCCAACTACGACAAGTGGGAGATGGAGCGGACGGACATCACCATGAAGCACAAGCTAGGCGGGGGCCAGTACGGGGAGGTCTACGAGGGGGTCTGGAAGAAATACAGCCTGACGGTGGCAGTCAAAACTCTCAAG GAGGACACCATGGAAGTGGAGGAGTTCCTGAAAGAGGCGGCAGTCATGAAGGAAATCAAGCACCCCAACTTGGTGCAGCTCCTGG GCGTGTGCACGCGGGAGCCGCCCTTCTACATCATCACGGAGTTCATGACTCATGGCAACCTGCTGGACTACCTGCGCGAGTGCAACCGGGAGGAAGTGAACGCCGTGGTGCTCCTCTACATGGCCACGCAGATCTCCTCTGCTATGGAGTACCTGGAGAAGAAGAACTTCATCCATAG GGACCTGGCTGCCCGTAACTGCTTGGTTGGAGAGAACCACTTGGTGAAGGTGGCGGATTTTGGCTTGAGTCGTCTGATGACGGGAGACACGTACACAGCCCACGCTGGGGCCAAGTTTCCCATTAAGTGGACAGCGCCTGAAAGCTTGGCCTACAACAAGTTCTCTATTAAATCAGATGTCTGGG CCTTTGGAGTTCTACTGTGGGAGATCGCGACCTATGGTCTGTCCCCGTACCCGGGTATTGATCTGTCCCAGGTGTACGAGCTGCTAGAGAAGGAGTACCGCATGGACCGCCCCGAGGGCTGCCCAGAGAAGGTCTACGAGCTTATGAGAGCCT gctGGAAGTGGGTCCCTGCGGAGCGTCCATCATTTGCCGAAATCCATCAAGCATTTGAAACTATGTTCCAGGAATCCAGCATCTCGGATG aGGTGGAGAAGGAACTGGGGAAGAAAGGGAAGAAGGTAAGCATGTGCCCAATGCTGCAGGCCCCCGAGCTGCCCACCAAGATCAGGATCCTTCGCAGAAACATAGACCCAAAGGACGGGGACTGTACAA ATGCAATGGACCCAGTAGCAGTGTCACCCAAGCTCCCCAAAAAGGAGAGGCCTTACCTAGACAGCAACCTGAATGAGGACGACCGACTTCTTCCCAAAGACAGATCCAAGACCAGCATGTTCATCAGTAGCCTcatcaaaatgaaaaagaagACCACAGCCCCAACGCCGCCCAAACGGAGCAGCTCCTTCAGGGAGGATGGGCACGCGGAGCGCTGGGGGGGAGCGGCAGGTCGCGCCGGGGGGGACCACAGGGAGGACATCGGTGCCTCTTTCTTCAATGAAGCCGCTAACAGCTTCGAACCCAGCAAGCTTCCGGGTGCCAACAACAACGGTGTGGGAAGCATCACAAACGGGATGCCAGGCTCTTCAGGGACCTTGTGTGGCAGGAAGAAAGGCAGCCCCCTGGCTTCCAGCCCTGCGGCGCGGACAGCCACCAGCCCACCGAGCGATGAAGACTCTGTGTCTAACTCGAAACGCTTCCACCGCTCTGCCTCAGCCTCCAGTATGCCCGACAGGACTGAGTGGAAGTCCGTGACACTGCCGCGCAATCCACAGTCCTCGGGTCATCATCAGTTTGATTCTGGCACCTTCGGAGGTCGACACGATAGACCTGCCCTGCCCCGTAAGAGAGCCAGTGAGCACAAGCCAGAATGTACCCCCCGTGCTGGGACCCTCACACCACCTCCAAGGCTCCCCAAAAAGACAGAGGACATGGACGAAGTTTTCAAGGACACAGAGTCCAGCCCTGGTTCCAGCCCCAAAAATCTAACACCAAAGCTGAGCCGTCAAGCACATGGAGAGTTGAGCAAGAACAGCGGGCCGCAGGCCGAGCATCACAAGGCCGCGGCGCTGCCAACATCGGGGCCAGCGGGGGGGGATTGCCATGTCCGTCGGCAGAAGAGCAGCATGGAGCACCAGGCACCCAAAGAGAAGGGGAAGCTTCCGAAGGCCAAACCAGCTCCACCTCTCCCTTCATCCTCAAAGTCTGGAAAGATCTCCCGTAGTGCTCCGCCAGACCCTCCTTCGGATTCCAAAACAAAAGTCTTTCCACAGACCTCTGACTCCCACCCAGTTAGCCAACCTTCAACGGAACAAGGGAAGCCCCTTGGGTTAGTGGAGGGCGCCAAGAGACCTATTATTACCAATTCCACTAAACTGCCGACGAAGGCCTCACCACCGATGTCTGCATCCGGACAGCCGTCCATGGGGACACAGTCCATGTCCTCCAGCAGCGAGCAGACCTCTGCCACAGCCTTCATCCCCCTCATTACGACACGCCAATCCTTGCGCAAGACCCGACAGCCGCAAGAGAGGCACCCCAACTCAGCCGTCACCAAAGAGATGGTCCTCGGGAGCACGGAGCAGCTGCGAGCCGCAATCGGGAGGAGCTCCGAGCAGACCGGCAGCCACAGTGCCGTGCTTGAGGCAGGGAAGAATCTGTCCAAATATTGCGTCAGCTACGTGGAATCCATCCAGCAGATGAGGAACAAGTTCGCATTTCGGGAAGCCATCAACAAACTGGAGAGCAGTCTGCGGGAGCTACAGATCTGCCCGTCGGCTACAGGTGGCGCTGCCTCCCAGCAGGACTTCACAAAGCTGATCTCCTCTGTCAAGGAGATCAGCGACATTGTTCAGAGGTAG
- the LOC111842668 gene encoding tyrosine-protein kinase ABL1-like isoform X2 — MKMLEICLKLVGCKSKKGLSSSSSCYFEEALQKPDLEPQALTEAARWNSKENLLAGPSENDHNLFVALYDFVASGDNTLSITKGEKLRVLGYNHNGEWCEAQSKNGQGWVPSNYITPVNSLEKHSWYHGPVSRNAAEYLLSSGINGSFLVRESESSPGQRSISLRYEGRVYHYRINTASDGKLYVSSESRFNTLAELVHHHSIVADGLITTLHYPAPKRNKPTVYGVSPNYDKWEMERTDITMKHKLGGGQYGEVYEGVWKKYSLTVAVKTLKEDTMEVEEFLKEAAVMKEIKHPNLVQLLGVCTREPPFYIITEFMTHGNLLDYLRECNREEVNAVVLLYMATQISSAMEYLEKKNFIHRDLAARNCLVGENHLVKVADFGLSRLMTGDTYTAHAGAKFPIKWTAPESLAYNKFSIKSDVWAFGVLLWEIATYGLSPYPGIDLSQVYELLEKEYRMDRPEGCPEKVYELMRACWKWVPAERPSFAEIHQAFETMFQESSISDEVEKELGKKGKKVSMCPMLQAPELPTKIRILRRNIDPKDGDCTNAMDPVAVSPKLPKKERPYLDSNLNEDDRLLPKDRSKTSMFISSLIKMKKKTTAPTPPKRSSSFREDGHAERWGGAAGRAGGDHREDIGASFFNEAANSFEPSKLPGANNNGVGSITNGMPGSSGTLCGRKKGSPLASSPAARTATSPPSDEDSVSNSKRFHRSASASSMPDRTEWKSVTLPRNPQSSGHHQFDSGTFGGRHDRPALPRKRASEHKPECTPRAGTLTPPPRLPKKTEDMDEVFKDTESSPGSSPKNLTPKLSRQAHGELSKNSGPQAEHHKAAALPTSGPAGGDCHVRRQKSSMEHQAPKEKGKLPKAKPAPPLPSSSKSGKISRSAPPDPPSDSKTKVFPQTSDSHPVSQPSTEQGKPLGLVEGAKRPIITNSTKLPTKASPPMSASGQPSMGTQSMSSSSEQTSATAFIPLITTRQSLRKTRQPQERHPNSAVTKEMVLGSTEQLRAAIGRSSEQTGSHSAVLEAGKNLSKYCVSYVESIQQMRNKFAFREAINKLESSLRELQICPSATGGAASQQDFTKLISSVKEISDIVQR, encoded by the exons ATGAAAATGCTGGAAATCTGTCTGAAGCTGGTGGGGTGTAAATCTAAGAAGGGCCTGTCGTCGTCGTCCAGCTGTTACTTCGAAG AAGCCCTGCAGAAGCCGGACTTGGAGCCACAGGCTTTGACGGAGGCGGCACGCTGGAACTCCAAGGAGAACCTTCTAGCAGGGCCCAGTGAAAATGACCATAACTTGTTTGTTGCACTGTATGACTTTGTGGCGAGTGGGGACAACACTCTCAGCATAACCAAAG GAGAAAAGCTCCGGGTCTTGGGTTACAACCACAATGGCGAGTGGTGTGAAGCGCAGAGCAAGAACGGCCAGGGCTGGGTGCCCAGCAACTACATCACGCCCGTCAACAGCCTGGAGAAGCACAGCTGGTACCACGGGCCTGTGTCGCGCAACGCCGCCGAGTACCTGCTGAGCAGCGGCATCAACGGCAGCTTCCTGGTGCGCGAGAGCGAGAGCAGCCCGGGCCAGAGGTCCATCTCGCTGCGCTACGAGGGCCGCGTCTACCACTACCGCATCAACACGGCGTCAGACGGCAAG ctGTATGTGTCATCAGAGAGTCGCTTCAACACGCTAGCAGAGCTGGTGCATCACCATTCCATAGTGGCCGACGGGCTGATCACCACGCTGCACTACCCCGCACCGAAACGCAACAAGCCCACCGTCTACGGCGTGTCGCCCAACTACGACAAGTGGGAGATGGAGCGGACGGACATCACCATGAAGCACAAGCTAGGCGGGGGCCAGTACGGGGAGGTCTACGAGGGGGTCTGGAAGAAATACAGCCTGACGGTGGCAGTCAAAACTCTCAAG GAGGACACCATGGAAGTGGAGGAGTTCCTGAAAGAGGCGGCAGTCATGAAGGAAATCAAGCACCCCAACTTGGTGCAGCTCCTGG GCGTGTGCACGCGGGAGCCGCCCTTCTACATCATCACGGAGTTCATGACTCATGGCAACCTGCTGGACTACCTGCGCGAGTGCAACCGGGAGGAAGTGAACGCCGTGGTGCTCCTCTACATGGCCACGCAGATCTCCTCTGCTATGGAGTACCTGGAGAAGAAGAACTTCATCCATAG GGACCTGGCTGCCCGTAACTGCTTGGTTGGAGAGAACCACTTGGTGAAGGTGGCGGATTTTGGCTTGAGTCGTCTGATGACGGGAGACACGTACACAGCCCACGCTGGGGCCAAGTTTCCCATTAAGTGGACAGCGCCTGAAAGCTTGGCCTACAACAAGTTCTCTATTAAATCAGATGTCTGGG CCTTTGGAGTTCTACTGTGGGAGATCGCGACCTATGGTCTGTCCCCGTACCCGGGTATTGATCTGTCCCAGGTGTACGAGCTGCTAGAGAAGGAGTACCGCATGGACCGCCCCGAGGGCTGCCCAGAGAAGGTCTACGAGCTTATGAGAGCCT gctGGAAGTGGGTCCCTGCGGAGCGTCCATCATTTGCCGAAATCCATCAAGCATTTGAAACTATGTTCCAGGAATCCAGCATCTCGGATG aGGTGGAGAAGGAACTGGGGAAGAAAGGGAAGAAGGTAAGCATGTGCCCAATGCTGCAGGCCCCCGAGCTGCCCACCAAGATCAGGATCCTTCGCAGAAACATAGACCCAAAGGACGGGGACTGTACAA ATGCAATGGACCCAGTAGCAGTGTCACCCAAGCTCCCCAAAAAGGAGAGGCCTTACCTAGACAGCAACCTGAATGAGGACGACCGACTTCTTCCCAAAGACAGATCCAAGACCAGCATGTTCATCAGTAGCCTcatcaaaatgaaaaagaagACCACAGCCCCAACGCCGCCCAAACGGAGCAGCTCCTTCAGGGAGGATGGGCACGCGGAGCGCTGGGGGGGAGCGGCAGGTCGCGCCGGGGGGGACCACAGGGAGGACATCGGTGCCTCTTTCTTCAATGAAGCCGCTAACAGCTTCGAACCCAGCAAGCTTCCGGGTGCCAACAACAACGGTGTGGGAAGCATCACAAACGGGATGCCAGGCTCTTCAGGGACCTTGTGTGGCAGGAAGAAAGGCAGCCCCCTGGCTTCCAGCCCTGCGGCGCGGACAGCCACCAGCCCACCGAGCGATGAAGACTCTGTGTCTAACTCGAAACGCTTCCACCGCTCTGCCTCAGCCTCCAGTATGCCCGACAGGACTGAGTGGAAGTCCGTGACACTGCCGCGCAATCCACAGTCCTCGGGTCATCATCAGTTTGATTCTGGCACCTTCGGAGGTCGACACGATAGACCTGCCCTGCCCCGTAAGAGAGCCAGTGAGCACAAGCCAGAATGTACCCCCCGTGCTGGGACCCTCACACCACCTCCAAGGCTCCCCAAAAAGACAGAGGACATGGACGAAGTTTTCAAGGACACAGAGTCCAGCCCTGGTTCCAGCCCCAAAAATCTAACACCAAAGCTGAGCCGTCAAGCACATGGAGAGTTGAGCAAGAACAGCGGGCCGCAGGCCGAGCATCACAAGGCCGCGGCGCTGCCAACATCGGGGCCAGCGGGGGGGGATTGCCATGTCCGTCGGCAGAAGAGCAGCATGGAGCACCAGGCACCCAAAGAGAAGGGGAAGCTTCCGAAGGCCAAACCAGCTCCACCTCTCCCTTCATCCTCAAAGTCTGGAAAGATCTCCCGTAGTGCTCCGCCAGACCCTCCTTCGGATTCCAAAACAAAAGTCTTTCCACAGACCTCTGACTCCCACCCAGTTAGCCAACCTTCAACGGAACAAGGGAAGCCCCTTGGGTTAGTGGAGGGCGCCAAGAGACCTATTATTACCAATTCCACTAAACTGCCGACGAAGGCCTCACCACCGATGTCTGCATCCGGACAGCCGTCCATGGGGACACAGTCCATGTCCTCCAGCAGCGAGCAGACCTCTGCCACAGCCTTCATCCCCCTCATTACGACACGCCAATCCTTGCGCAAGACCCGACAGCCGCAAGAGAGGCACCCCAACTCAGCCGTCACCAAAGAGATGGTCCTCGGGAGCACGGAGCAGCTGCGAGCCGCAATCGGGAGGAGCTCCGAGCAGACCGGCAGCCACAGTGCCGTGCTTGAGGCAGGGAAGAATCTGTCCAAATATTGCGTCAGCTACGTGGAATCCATCCAGCAGATGAGGAACAAGTTCGCATTTCGGGAAGCCATCAACAAACTGGAGAGCAGTCTGCGGGAGCTACAGATCTGCCCGTCGGCTACAGGTGGCGCTGCCTCCCAGCAGGACTTCACAAAGCTGATCTCCTCTGTCAAGGAGATCAGCGACATTGTTCAGAGGTAG